A single window of Xiphophorus hellerii strain 12219 chromosome 12, Xiphophorus_hellerii-4.1, whole genome shotgun sequence DNA harbors:
- the trim36 gene encoding LOW QUALITY PROTEIN: E3 ubiquitin-protein ligase TRIM36 (The sequence of the model RefSeq protein was modified relative to this genomic sequence to represent the inferred CDS: deleted 1 base in 1 codon): MSDSEDMTEFASIVERIERGEVPIKNIERELICPICKELFTHPLILPCQHSVCHKCVKELLMLNYEDSFDAGSESSVPGSPRSRVPSPSMERLDRLVRSGPRKRSGNTGLQTEINPALLSSPVPQKRSISSPGWRRGSVTPRVTAIPCPGCQHDIDLGERGISMLFRNFTLESIVERYRQAARAAVAIMCNVCKPPTQQEATKSCMDCKASYCNECFKLHHPWGTPKAQHEYVGPTTNFRPKVLMCPEHEMEKVNMYCEVCRRPVCHLCKLGGSHANHKVTSMSSAYKILKEKLAKSIHYLISKEDQVRTQITELDQLISQTEENGQLAERQANEHFERLFETLQERKSEMLRSIEQSRNRRIDQLKGQVEEYQGMLENSGLVGYAQEVLKETDQSCFVQTAKQLHVRIQKATESLKTFHPSADPCFDEFVLDTSKEETLLKEMCFGGVPDPPLIDWSHSRVYNEASIYWRLSEDHLPTDHHVLEYRRLWGQSRSPSPGNGEDNGAWRATDRVYGSSALVHDLEPDSQYSFRVRSCRNSMFSPYSPEVSFHTPPAPVFNFLFSDKCGFSTERLILNNRRDAVESVAGMAFLLSAERVQTGSYIGLDYIIGDTGISQGRHYWAFKVEPYSYTIKVGVASDTKLAEWFHNPRDTSSPRYDHDSGHDSGSEDACYELSQPFTLITLGMGKLFIPKASSSSSVSNANVSSGDSGNRVLPMPQRLGICLDYDAHRVYFYDADTMRCLFERQVDCSGTMFPAFGLMGSGKVQLEEFITAKKLTF, from the exons ATGTCAGACTCCGAGGACATGACGGAGTTCGCCAGCATCGTGGAGCGGATCGAGCGGGGAGAG GTCCCGATCAAGAACATCGAGCGGGAGCTGATCTGCCCCATCTGCAAGGAGCTCTTCACCCACCCGCTCATCCTGCCCTGCCAGCACAGCGTCTGCCACAAGTGCGTCAAAGAGCTGTTGATGCTGAACTATGAGGACTCGTTCGATGCTGGCTCTGAGAGCTCGGTGCCGGGCAGCCCGCGGTCCAGGGTGCCTTCCCCCTCCATGGAGAGGCTGGACAGGCTTGTCAGATCAG GTCCCAGGAAACGAAGTGGAAATACTGGCTTGCAAACTGAGATAAATCCAGCACTCCTCTCTTCCCCTGTCCCCCAAAAAC GTTCGATCTCATCCCCGGGCTGGCGCCGAGGGTCTGTGACTCCCCGGGTCACCGCCATCCCGTGCCCTGGCTGCCAGCATGACATCGACCTGGGAGAGCGCGGCATCAGCATGTTGTTCCGTAACTTCACCCTGGAGAGCATCGTCGAGCGTTACAGGCAGGCTGCCCGCGCGGCCGTTGCAATCATGTGTAACGTCTGTAAACCTCCAACCCAGCAGGAGGCAACTAAGAGCTGCATGGACTGCAAAGCTAGC TACTGCAATGAGTGCTTCAAATTACACCATCCATGGGGCACCCCCAAAGCCCAGCATGAGTATGTTGGTCCTACCACGAATTTTAGGCCAAAG GTGCTCATGTGTCCAGAGCATGAGATGGAGAAGGTGAACATGTACTGTGAAGTCTGCAGACGCCCGGTGTGTCATTTGTGTAAACTGGGAGGGTCCCACGCCAACCACAAAGTCACTTCGATGAGCAGTGCTTACAAGATCCTCAAG GAGAAACTAGCAAAGAGTATCCATTATCTCATCAGTAAAGAAGACCAGGTCAGGACTCAGATTACTGAGCTTGACCAGCTCATCAGTCAGACCGAG gaaAATGGACAGCTTGCAGAGCGTCAAGCCAACGAACATTTTGAACGTCTGTTTGAGACTCttcaagaaagaaaatcagaaatgctGAGATCTATTGAACAGTCCCGTAACAGACGCATAGATCAACTGAAAGGCCAG GTGGAGGAGTACCAGGGTATGTTGGAGAACAGCGGCCTGGTTGGCTACGCCCAGGAGGTGCTGAAAGAAACGGATCAGTCCTGCTTTGTCCAGACTGCAAAGCAGCTACATGTCAG GATTCAAAAAGCCACTGAATCACTGAAGACCTTCCACCCTTCAGCTGACCCTTGCTTTGATGAGTTTGTGCTGGACACATCCAAAGAGGAAACTTTGCTGAAAGAGATGTGCTTCGGTGGAG TCCCAGACCCCCCTCTGATTGACTGGTCCCACAGCAGAGTTTACAATGAGGCCTCAATCTATTGGAGGCTCTCTGAGGACCATCTCCCAACAGATCACCATGTTCTAGAGTATCGCAG ACTTTGGGGACAAAGCCGCTCTCCATCTCCAGGGAATGGAGAGGACAACGGTGCCTGGAGGGCTACGGACAGGGTGTATGGGTCCAGTGCTCTGGTGCACGACCTGGAACCTGACAGTCAGTACTCCTTTAGAGTTCGAAGCTGCAGGAACTCCATGTTCAGCCCGTACAGCCCAGAGGTCTCCTTCCACACTCCACCTGCACCTG TTTTTAACTTCCTGTTCAGTGACAAGTGTGGATTCAGTACCGAGCGCCTAATTTTGAACAATCGACGGGATGCTGTGGAGAGCGTGGCGGGTATGGCTTTCCTCCTTTCAGCAGAACGTGTGCAAACCGGCAGCTACATCGGTCTGGACTACATCATTGGGGACACGGGCATCTCCCAGGGGAG ACACTACTGGGCCTTTAAGGTGGAGCCTTACTCCTACACGATTAAAGTCGGTGTGGCTTCTGATACTAAGCTGGCTGAATGGTTCCACAACCCAAGAGACACTAGCAGTCCAAG GTATGACCATGACAGCGGACATGACAGTGGCAGTGAGGATGCATGCTACGAGCTCTCCCAGCCCTTCACACTTATCACCCTGGGCATGGGTAAACTCTTTATCCCCAAggcctcttcttcctcctctgtttcCAATGCAAATGTGTCATCCGGCGACTCGGGCAACCGTGTGCTTCCCATGCCGCAACGCCTGGGCATATGCTTGGACTATGATGCACATCGGGTGTATTTTTACGACGCCGACACCATGAGGTGCCTTTTCGAGAGGCAGGTCGACTGTTCGGGAACGATGTTTCCAGCCTTTGGTCTCATGGGCAGTGGAAAGGTCCAGCTGGAGGAGTTCATTACCGCTAAAAAACTGACCTTCTGA